A single genomic interval of Lentimicrobium sp. L6 harbors:
- a CDS encoding outer membrane lipoprotein-sorting protein, with translation MKTRIILICLLLVGLALNFPSKAQTDEKAKEIVKKAHEITLGKTSKTTMTMKIIRPEWTREVSMQSWSIGTENYLIYIMSPARDKGQVFLKREKNMWNWIPSIGRMIKIPPSMMMSSWMGSDFNNDELMKESSLVVDYTHQFLKEEEIDGMPCYQIELTPLPSAPVVWGKVILWISKEKSFSLKSEFYDEDGVLVNVQSSSKVKMFGDRELPSYMEMIPVKKEGHKTIMIITDAEYNVKDINEKMFSQQMMKRIRPE, from the coding sequence ATGAAAACAAGAATAATATTGATTTGTCTTTTACTAGTTGGGTTAGCCCTCAACTTTCCTTCAAAGGCACAAACAGATGAAAAAGCAAAAGAAATAGTAAAAAAGGCTCATGAGATCACTCTAGGAAAAACAAGTAAGACCACCATGACCATGAAAATCATTCGTCCTGAATGGACCAGAGAAGTGAGCATGCAAAGTTGGAGCATAGGGACAGAAAATTATCTGATTTATATTATGTCACCCGCCAGAGATAAAGGACAAGTATTCTTAAAAAGAGAGAAGAATATGTGGAATTGGATTCCCAGTATTGGGAGAATGATTAAGATTCCACCAAGCATGATGATGTCGAGCTGGATGGGTTCTGATTTTAATAATGATGAATTGATGAAAGAAAGTTCATTGGTAGTGGATTACACCCATCAATTTTTAAAGGAAGAAGAAATTGATGGAATGCCATGTTATCAAATTGAATTGACGCCCCTCCCTTCTGCTCCAGTTGTTTGGGGAAAAGTCATCTTATGGATAAGCAAAGAAAAATCCTTTAGCCTAAAAAGCGAATTCTACGATGAAGATGGAGTTCTGGTAAATGTTCAAAGTTCATCAAAGGTAAAAATGTTTGGAGATCGCGAACTCCCTTCTTACATGGAAATGATTCCGGTAAAAAAGGAAGGTCATAAAACCATCATGATAATAACAGATGCAGAGTACAATGTGAAGGACATTAATGAAAAGATGTTCTCTCAGCAGATGATGAAGAGGATACGTCCAGAATAA
- a CDS encoding TetR/AcrR family transcriptional regulator, with protein MSPRTKEQFENIRQERKQQILDAALEIFAKNGYYKASISQIATEAKISKGLLYNYFQNKEELLTEVMSDGIKYLLRGYGKQSEDNAKDQLKKMIEQSFDMMDEDQKHWQLYFSTMMQTEVQALVMEEMMVTLMPVFENLAAIFGELGFDTPLQEAQLFGAMLDGFGMNYLINPQAFPKEYCIKRLCEIYQLNK; from the coding sequence ATGTCACCAAGAACAAAAGAACAATTCGAAAACATTAGGCAAGAAAGAAAGCAACAAATACTCGATGCTGCCCTCGAAATTTTTGCCAAAAATGGATATTACAAAGCAAGCATCAGTCAAATAGCAACAGAAGCCAAAATATCTAAAGGCCTCCTATATAATTACTTTCAAAACAAAGAAGAATTGCTTACCGAGGTTATGTCTGATGGAATCAAATATCTATTGAGAGGATATGGGAAACAATCAGAAGACAATGCCAAAGACCAACTTAAGAAAATGATAGAACAAAGTTTCGATATGATGGATGAAGACCAGAAGCATTGGCAGCTTTATTTCTCCACCATGATGCAAACAGAAGTCCAAGCTTTAGTCATGGAAGAGATGATGGTCACTCTAATGCCTGTATTTGAAAATTTAGCTGCTATTTTCGGAGAATTGGGTTTTGACACTCCCTTACAGGAGGCTCAGTTATTTGGCGCTATGCTAGATGGTTTTGGAATGAACTATCTCATCAATCCTCAGGCTTTTCCTAAAGAGTATTGTATCAAAAGATTATGTGAAATATATCAATTAAATAAATAG